In Drosophila santomea strain STO CAGO 1482 chromosome 2L, Prin_Dsan_1.1, whole genome shotgun sequence, a single window of DNA contains:
- the LOC120458284 gene encoding 1-acyl-sn-glycerol-3-phosphate acyltransferase alpha, with amino-acid sequence MACTCEVIGLACVVALILSATAKAPYQMRMFFIFFGAGLIVFLCVPFMILRPRDYRNALFPSWCFRQLCRLVGITMEVRGLENVRKDHGAVVIMNHQSAVDLCVLAYLWPVIGRATVVSKKEVLYIPFFGIGAWLWGTLYINRSRKTDSINSLQKEAKAIQERNCKLLLFPEGTRNSKDSLLPFKKGSFHIALQGKSPVQPVVISKYSFMDDGKKTFRPGHAIIHILPEVSTEKYKREDVQLLVDECQSIMQTEYTKLSKEGQALSSKKQA; translated from the exons ATGGCTTGCACTTGCGAAGTAATTGGCCTGGCCTGCGTGGTGGCCTTAATCCTGAGCGCTACGGCCAAAGCGCCCTATCAGATGCGCATGttcttcatattttttggAGCCGGTCTGATAGTCTTTCTGTGCGTGCCCTTTATGATTCTGCGACCAAGAGACTACCGAAATGCGCT TTTTCCATCATGGTGCTTCCGCCAGCTCTGCCGCCTGGTGGGCATAACAATGGAGGTTCGCGGTCTGGAGAATGTCCGTAAGGACCACGGCGCAGTGGTGATAATGAACCACCAGAGTGCTGTTGATCTTTGCGTTCTGGCCTATTTGTGGCCGGTGATCGGAAGAGCAACAGTTGTGTCCAAGAAGGAGGTTCTCTACATCCCATTCTTTGGCATTGGTGCCTGGCTGTGGGGAACACTCTACATCAACCGGTCCCGCAAGACCGATTCGATCAACTCTCTGCAAAAGGAGGCCAAGGCGATACAGGAGCGCAACTGCAAGCTACTGCTCTTCCCAGAAGGCACACGGAACTCCAAGGACTCGTTGCTGCCCTTTAAGAAGGGCTCATTCCACATTGCACTTCAAGGCAAGAGTCCCGTTCAGCCGGTGGTCATATCGAAATACTCATTCATGGATGACGGGAAGAAGACATTCCGTCCGGGCCACGCCATAATCCACATCCTTCCCGAGGTGTCCACCGAAAAGTACAAGAGAGAGGACGTGCAGCTGCTGGTGGACGAATGCCAGTCCATCATGCAGACGGAGTACACAAAGTTGAGCAAAGAAGGCCAAGCCTTGAGCTCGAAGAAGCAGGCATAG
- the LOC120444011 gene encoding beta-alanine-activating enzyme isoform X3 has translation MASDGMNPELAADSSPGHEPSPQNVGLETPAVVDLTDKLYDIDRIRAFKDVPFLISRMEPTDTIVTYGDAVEEIQILVNFLRMNEVPAGAGIALRITEHTPASSLMILAILNNKCHFFPTDKMMLSHDLFVQMSTAGVEYLLVNKHLTVAPLYFTFLGSILVFKEDYRLYTVKTKSADHAVQAKKPLPANMCYTISTTGTTGKPKLVHVPYECIEPNIVGLSQKLNVSMADIIYLGTPITFDPFVVEFFLAIQNGATLLTSRHSMRDFPSKVLSALFPDNLATPGITILQMTPSLFRQFGASSIRERVLSRSSSLRYFLEFYSLVANHFLVMPSSLHGRIRVS, from the exons atggcaTCTGATGGGATGAATCCTGAATTGGCGGCAGATTCATCACCAGGACACGAGCCTTCCCCTCAGAACGTGGGACTTGAGACTCCAGCAGTTGTGGACCTGACTGACAAGCTTTACGACATCGACAGAATCCGAGCGTTCAAGGATGTTCCTTTCCTGATAAGCCGTATGGAGCCCACTGACACGATCGTAACTTACGGGGATGCTGTAGAAGAGATCCAGATTTTGGTGAATTTTCTGCGAATGAACGAGGTCCCAGCCGGAGCAGGAATTGCACTACGAATCACGGAGCACACGCCGGCGTCTTCTCTTATGATTTTAGC GATCCTCAACAACAAGTGCCACTTCTTTCCTACGGATAAGATGATGCTGTCCCATGATCTGTTCGTACAGATGAGCACGGCCGGTGTGGAATACCTCTTGGTCAATAAACATTTGACCGTTGCACCCCTGTACTTCACATTTCTGGGCAGCATTTTGGTGTTTAAGGAGGACTACAGGCTGTACACGGTAAAGACGAAATCCGCCGATCATGCTGTACAGGCTAAGAAGCCGCTGCCCGCTAATATGTGCTACACCATCTCCACGACGGGCACTACGGGAAAGCCAAAGCTTGTACATGTGCCTTACGAATGCATTGAGCCCAACATAGTGGGGCTCAG CCAGAAGTTAAACGTCTCCATGGCCGACATCATTTACCTTGGCACACCCATCACCTTCGATCCCTTCGTGGTGGAGTTCTTTCTAGCAATTCAAAATGGAGCTACGTTATTGACCAGTCGTCACTCCATGAGGGATTTTCCAAGCAAGGTGCTAAGTGCCCTCTTCCCCGACAACCTGGCGACGCCGGGTATCACCATTTTGCAGATGACTCCATCGCTGTTTCGGCAATTTGGAGCTTCTTCCATCAGAGAGCGAGTGCTAAGCAGATCCAGTTCATTGAGGTAC TTTTTAGAGTTCTACTCCTTGGTGGCGAACCATTTCCTAGTAATGCCGAGCTCGTTACATGGACGAATCCGAGTGTCCTAA
- the LOC120458410 gene encoding zinc finger protein 436 produces the protein MHSSETNMTQDQDVSTCRLCHRETDPNSLNIFEGAAEFCKDVSIAEVSLGLWSVQYDRHECLSELICSRCLEILKDALELRRRMQEREQSLQEQLRELIKDDPRYRPGLNGNPGEFVPEEGCIIVDVDPEKLAESSEDEFALGSDGEFENFDDDDDEEEEDYDEEDEEDGQNGDDVDMPLGMDAAQMAAHKTVATNANTTEARPKRAFLCQYCDLGFTLPADCQEHERTAHDPNAPYCCTYCNLKLVTRPALISHIKTLHDPERPYVCAHCRKGFVRRSDLKKHTIVHTGVRPYTCNVCSKSFSRNTNLTKHMRIHSGVKPFVCQQCPRSFQTAVEMMRHTRSHGEVKAFQCGRCPYSFSRKDKLLAHQQVHTRRDVEQQQHMGLIPPMEGDLQQQAFQAKQKAPVQTKNSRNYRCDVCDRTFQRERDLQRHRALHMDSLFACKTCNQGFNRREQLQRHELEAHGPSFTCGICCISFLHQIELENHLKVHQLQHKMAQRAQEASILPLKKAEQAPMAMTAPIAQEPQPMRPSAAELSFYSNMIPTMNLGFYSETRPEE, from the exons ATGCATTCATCGGAGACTAACATGACCCAGGATCAGGATGTGAGCACTTGCCGCCTGTGCCACCGTGAAACGGATCCCAACTCGCTAAACATTTTTGAGGGCGCCGCAGAGTTTTGCAAGGATGTGTCCATTGCAGAGGTTTCTTTGGGTCTCTGGAGCGTTCAG TACGATCGCCACGAATGTTTGTCGGAGCTCATTTGCTCAAGGTGTCTGGAGATCCTGAAAGATGCCCTTGAACTGCGAAGGCGGATGCAGGAGCGGGAACAGTCCCTGCAGGAGCAGCTAAGGGAGTTGATTAAAGATGATCCCAGGTACCGTCCAGGCTTAAATGGCAATCCCGGCGAATTTGTACCCGAAGAGGGCTGCATTATTGTGGACGTCGATCCAGAGAAGCTGGCCGAGAGCAGTGAAGACGAGTTCGCACTCGGCTCCGACGGGGAGTTCGAAAACTTtgacgacgatgatgacgaggaggaggaagacTATGATGAGGAGGATGAAGAAGATGGCCAGAACGGCGACGACGTGGACATGCCACTGGGCATGGATGCGGCCCAGATGGCGGCTCATAAGACCGTTGCCACCAACGCCAACACAACGGAGGCACGGCCCAAAAGGGCGTTCCTCTGTCAATACTGTGATCTGGGCTTCACCCTGCCCGCCGACTGTCAAGAGCACGAGCGGACTGCACATGATCCTAACGCGCCGTACTGCTGCACCTACTGCAATCTCAAGCTGGTTACCCGGCCCGCTTTGATTTCGCACATAAAGACGCTGCATGATCCGGAGCGTCCGTATGTGTGTGCTCACTGTCGGAAGGGATTCGTTCGCCGCTCCGATCTTAAAAAGCACACAATCGTGCATACTGGCGTGAGGCCCTACACATGCAACGTTTGCTCCAAGAGTTTCTCGCGGAACACCAATTTGACCAAGCACATGCGCATTCACAGCGGTGTCAAGCCGTTTGTTTGCCAGCAGTGTCCGCGTTCCTTCCAGACGGCTGTGGAAATGATGCGCCATACACGATCCCATGGAGAGGTAAAGGCTTTCCAATGTGGCCGCTGCCCTTACTCGTTTTCGCGTAAGGATAAGCTACTAGCACACCAGCAAGTACACACCAGGCGGGACgtagagcagcagcagcatatGGGTCTAATTCCCCCGATGGAGGGTGacctgcagcagcaggcgtttcaggcaaaacaaaaggctCCTGTACAAACCAAAAACTCGCGCAATTACCGATGCGATGTCTGCGATCGAACTTTTCAACGGGAGAGGGACTTGCAACGCCATCGAGCTCTTCACATGGACTCTTTGTTCGCCTGCAAGACATGCAATCAAGGTTTCAACCGACGCGAGCAACTGCAGCGCCATGAACTGGAGGCTCATGGGCCCAGCTTTACGTGCGGAATCTGCTGCATTAGCTTCCTGCATCAAATTGAGCTGGAGAATCACCTTAAGGTTCATCAGTTGCAGCACAAGATGGCCCAGCGGGCTCAAGAGGCTTCTATTTTGCCCCTAAAAAAGGCCGAACAGGCTCCAATGGCAATGACGGCTCCGATAGCTCAGGAACCCCAGCCAATGCGTCCTTCGGCAGCGGAACTGTCGTTCTACAGCAACATGATTCCCACAATGAATCTGGGCTTCTACAGCGAGACTCGTCCCGAGGAGTAG
- the LOC120444011 gene encoding beta-alanine-activating enzyme isoform X1 — protein sequence MASDGMNPELAADSSPGHEPSPQNVGLETPAVVDLTDKLYDIDRIRAFKDVPFLISRMEPTDTIVTYGDAVEEIQILVNFLRMNEVPAGAGIALRITEHTPASSLMILAILNNKCHFFPTDKMMLSHDLFVQMSTAGVEYLLVNKHLTVAPLYFTFLGSILVFKEDYRLYTVKTKSADHAVQAKKPLPANMCYTISTTGTTGKPKLVHVPYECIEPNIVGLSQKLNVSMADIIYLGTPITFDPFVVEFFLAIQNGATLLTSRHSMRDFPSKVLSALFPDNLATPGITILQMTPSLFRQFGASSIRERVLSRSSSLRVLLLGGEPFPSNAELVTWTNPSVLMQKHICNIYGITEISCWSLLHIVQSLQSPVPLGTPIDTDTILRIGCQDDGTPQQGELFLGSAKRRCYIPEVDDQAKEDSVICFRATGDLVTRQRDGTLFYSERSNDVVKRAGNRISLGVITRKIQKCLPSTELTTCLWLEDLQKLICCIRSLEAKTRVEQRVQTFDILSKVSIAEQPDRFVYLQHFPCNVHGKLDKQQLLKMCIPLAQPAQQILKSYLHDRLECVEESDDNLPKKQRLEDAAPCGYDLSFRQAGGTSFHAITICREIGLQMCIDDEQRHLFEMLLDENIPLRTVLRFLDTAKLVANNIKRKNVEPAVVASSCQGLIIKRIEQPVLKLQFYWKVNFEKCIDSPVNEYEGRFICVGAHSKILRTLNPQTGSEYSAVKLPDRIECKVTFLSEQLAMVGCYDGCLYGFNPQTGDIVFRVGIGGMIKSQPMLTADGRRIIVCSYADDYNVYCLSAERQEVLWCLRIGEKPIFASPLELPREQSLIVCTLDGSYSRVAITDGSVEWTQKYSEPVFSTPVLLESMSNIFLSAEVAGRVHACHVGNGKILATFSTEGNIFSSLVVKTPPTFMGHSFAVFGCIDQHVYCLRCKTGSGGKSVDFELHWKVNVGAPVYATPTLLTVQPNGLLVWCAATNGRVMLMNFRNGEIQWSDKLPGEVFSSACFIEDLRRIFVGCRDNFLYCLGI from the exons atggcaTCTGATGGGATGAATCCTGAATTGGCGGCAGATTCATCACCAGGACACGAGCCTTCCCCTCAGAACGTGGGACTTGAGACTCCAGCAGTTGTGGACCTGACTGACAAGCTTTACGACATCGACAGAATCCGAGCGTTCAAGGATGTTCCTTTCCTGATAAGCCGTATGGAGCCCACTGACACGATCGTAACTTACGGGGATGCTGTAGAAGAGATCCAGATTTTGGTGAATTTTCTGCGAATGAACGAGGTCCCAGCCGGAGCAGGAATTGCACTACGAATCACGGAGCACACGCCGGCGTCTTCTCTTATGATTTTAGC GATCCTCAACAACAAGTGCCACTTCTTTCCTACGGATAAGATGATGCTGTCCCATGATCTGTTCGTACAGATGAGCACGGCCGGTGTGGAATACCTCTTGGTCAATAAACATTTGACCGTTGCACCCCTGTACTTCACATTTCTGGGCAGCATTTTGGTGTTTAAGGAGGACTACAGGCTGTACACGGTAAAGACGAAATCCGCCGATCATGCTGTACAGGCTAAGAAGCCGCTGCCCGCTAATATGTGCTACACCATCTCCACGACGGGCACTACGGGAAAGCCAAAGCTTGTACATGTGCCTTACGAATGCATTGAGCCCAACATAGTGGGGCTCAG CCAGAAGTTAAACGTCTCCATGGCCGACATCATTTACCTTGGCACACCCATCACCTTCGATCCCTTCGTGGTGGAGTTCTTTCTAGCAATTCAAAATGGAGCTACGTTATTGACCAGTCGTCACTCCATGAGGGATTTTCCAAGCAAGGTGCTAAGTGCCCTCTTCCCCGACAACCTGGCGACGCCGGGTATCACCATTTTGCAGATGACTCCATCGCTGTTTCGGCAATTTGGAGCTTCTTCCATCAGAGAGCGAGTGCTAAGCAGATCCAGTTCATTGAG AGTTCTACTCCTTGGTGGCGAACCATTTCCTAGTAATGCCGAGCTCGTTACATGGACGAATCCGAGTGTCCTAATGCAGAAACACATATGCAACATATATGGAATCACAGAAATATCCTGCTGGAGCCTCTTGCACATCGTTCAGTCATTACAATCACCTGTGCCTTTGGGAACGCCTATTGACACGGACACGATTCTACGGATTGGATGCCAAGACGATGGAACCCCACAGCAAGGAGAGCTCTTTCTGGGTAGTGCCAAGCGTCGTTGCTATATCCCAGAAGTTGATGACCAGGCGAAAGAAGACTCAGTCATATGTTTTAGAGCGACAGGAGATCTGGTCACTCGACAAAGGGATGGCACACTGTTCTATAGCGAGAGGTCGAACGATGTGGTGAAGCGTGCTGGCAATCGTATTAGCTTGG GTGTAATCACtcgaaaaattcaaaagtGTCTGCCGAGCACTGAACTGACTACTTGCCTGTGGCTCGAAGACTTGCAGAAACTTATTTGCTGCATTCGCTCTTTAGAGGCAAAAACTAGAGTGGAACAGCGCGTGCAGACCTTTGATATACTCTCCAAGGTATCGATTGCCGAGCAGCCAGATAGATTTGTCTATCTACAACACTTTCCATGTAACGTACACGGCAAACTGGACAAGCAACAGCTCCTCAAGATGTGCATTCCTCTTGCTCAGCCAGCTCAGCAAATTTTAAAGAGTTATCTGCACGATAGACTGGAATGTGTTGAAGAGTCTGATGATAACTTACCGAAGAAGCAGCGACTAGAAGACGCAGCTCCCTGTGGCTATGACTTAAGTTTTCGGCAGGCTGGTGGCACATCGTTCCATGCCATCACCATTTGCCGGGAGATAGGTCTACAAATGTGCATCGATGATGAGCAACGCCACTTGTTCGAAATGCTACTGGATGAGAACATTCCGTTGCGTACAGTGCTAAGATTCTTGGACACAGCCAAGTTGGTGGCCAACAACATCAAGCGGAAGAATGTTGAGCCAGCGGTAGTGGCCTCGTCCTGCCAAGGTCTGATAATTAAACGTATCGAACAGCCGGTTCTCAAGCTTCAGTTCTACTGGAAGGTAAACTTCGAAAAGTGCATAGACTCCCCAGTGAACGAATACGAGGGACGCTTCATCTGCGTGGGCGCACATTCCAAAATTCTTCGGACTCTTAATCCCCAGACGGGCAGCGAATACAGCGCAGTCAAACTTCCCGACCGTATCGAATGTAAGGTGACGTTTCTCAGCGAGCAGCTCGCAATGGTGGGCTGCTACGACGGATGCCTGTACGGGTTCAATCCCCAAACTGGTGACATTGTATTTCGCGTTGGTATTGGGGGCATGATTAAGTCGCAGCCCATGCTAACCGCCGATGGTCGTCGAATTATTGTATGCAGCTATGCGGATGACTACAATGTCTATTGCTTGTCGGCCGAGCGGCAGGAGGTGCTGTGGTGCCTAAGGATCGGCGAAAAGCCGATCTTCGCGAGCCCGCTGGAGCTGCCAAGGGAACAGTCGCTGATAGTCTGCACCTTGGACGGCAGCTACTCGCGCGTGGCCATCACCGATGGCTCAGTGGAGTGGACGCAGAAATATAGCGAACCCGTATTCTCCACACCTGTTCTTTTGGAGTCCATGTCCAATATCTTTTTAAGCGCGGAAGTGGCTGGGCGAGTCCATGCCTGTCATGTGGGCAATGGTAAAATT CTGGCTACCTTCAGCACAGAAGGAAACATTTTCTCTTCGCTGGTGGTCAAGACCCCACCGACTTTTATGGGACATTCCTTTGCCGTTTTTGGTTGCATAGACCAACATGTGTACTGCCTGCGGTGCAAAACCGGATCGGGTGGCAAGTCTGTTGACTTTGAGCTGCACTGGAAGGTCAATGTGGGTGCACCTGTTTATGCAACGCCAACGCTGCTCACAGTGCAACCAAACGGACTTTTGGTTTGGTGCGCCGCCACCAATGGACGCGTCATGCTGATGAACTTTAGAAATGGCGAGATTCAGTGGTCGGATAAACTACCGGGTGAAGTCTTTTCCAGTGCATGCTTTATTGAGGATCTGCGTCGTATTTTCGTTGGATGTCGAGACAATTTCCTTTACTGTCTGGGCATATAG
- the LOC120444011 gene encoding beta-alanine-activating enzyme isoform X2: MADIIYLGTPITFDPFVVEFFLAIQNGATLLTSRHSMRDFPSKVLSALFPDNLATPGITILQMTPSLFRQFGASSIRERVLSRSSSLRVLLLGGEPFPSNAELVTWTNPSVLMQKHICNIYGITEISCWSLLHIVQSLQSPVPLGTPIDTDTILRIGCQDDGTPQQGELFLGSAKRRCYIPEVDDQAKEDSVICFRATGDLVTRQRDGTLFYSERSNDVVKRAGNRISLGVITRKIQKCLPSTELTTCLWLEDLQKLICCIRSLEAKTRVEQRVQTFDILSKVSIAEQPDRFVYLQHFPCNVHGKLDKQQLLKMCIPLAQPAQQILKSYLHDRLECVEESDDNLPKKQRLEDAAPCGYDLSFRQAGGTSFHAITICREIGLQMCIDDEQRHLFEMLLDENIPLRTVLRFLDTAKLVANNIKRKNVEPAVVASSCQGLIIKRIEQPVLKLQFYWKVNFEKCIDSPVNEYEGRFICVGAHSKILRTLNPQTGSEYSAVKLPDRIECKVTFLSEQLAMVGCYDGCLYGFNPQTGDIVFRVGIGGMIKSQPMLTADGRRIIVCSYADDYNVYCLSAERQEVLWCLRIGEKPIFASPLELPREQSLIVCTLDGSYSRVAITDGSVEWTQKYSEPVFSTPVLLESMSNIFLSAEVAGRVHACHVGNGKILATFSTEGNIFSSLVVKTPPTFMGHSFAVFGCIDQHVYCLRCKTGSGGKSVDFELHWKVNVGAPVYATPTLLTVQPNGLLVWCAATNGRVMLMNFRNGEIQWSDKLPGEVFSSACFIEDLRRIFVGCRDNFLYCLGI; this comes from the exons ATGGCCGACATCATTTACCTTGGCACACCCATCACCTTCGATCCCTTCGTGGTGGAGTTCTTTCTAGCAATTCAAAATGGAGCTACGTTATTGACCAGTCGTCACTCCATGAGGGATTTTCCAAGCAAGGTGCTAAGTGCCCTCTTCCCCGACAACCTGGCGACGCCGGGTATCACCATTTTGCAGATGACTCCATCGCTGTTTCGGCAATTTGGAGCTTCTTCCATCAGAGAGCGAGTGCTAAGCAGATCCAGTTCATTGAG AGTTCTACTCCTTGGTGGCGAACCATTTCCTAGTAATGCCGAGCTCGTTACATGGACGAATCCGAGTGTCCTAATGCAGAAACACATATGCAACATATATGGAATCACAGAAATATCCTGCTGGAGCCTCTTGCACATCGTTCAGTCATTACAATCACCTGTGCCTTTGGGAACGCCTATTGACACGGACACGATTCTACGGATTGGATGCCAAGACGATGGAACCCCACAGCAAGGAGAGCTCTTTCTGGGTAGTGCCAAGCGTCGTTGCTATATCCCAGAAGTTGATGACCAGGCGAAAGAAGACTCAGTCATATGTTTTAGAGCGACAGGAGATCTGGTCACTCGACAAAGGGATGGCACACTGTTCTATAGCGAGAGGTCGAACGATGTGGTGAAGCGTGCTGGCAATCGTATTAGCTTGG GTGTAATCACtcgaaaaattcaaaagtGTCTGCCGAGCACTGAACTGACTACTTGCCTGTGGCTCGAAGACTTGCAGAAACTTATTTGCTGCATTCGCTCTTTAGAGGCAAAAACTAGAGTGGAACAGCGCGTGCAGACCTTTGATATACTCTCCAAGGTATCGATTGCCGAGCAGCCAGATAGATTTGTCTATCTACAACACTTTCCATGTAACGTACACGGCAAACTGGACAAGCAACAGCTCCTCAAGATGTGCATTCCTCTTGCTCAGCCAGCTCAGCAAATTTTAAAGAGTTATCTGCACGATAGACTGGAATGTGTTGAAGAGTCTGATGATAACTTACCGAAGAAGCAGCGACTAGAAGACGCAGCTCCCTGTGGCTATGACTTAAGTTTTCGGCAGGCTGGTGGCACATCGTTCCATGCCATCACCATTTGCCGGGAGATAGGTCTACAAATGTGCATCGATGATGAGCAACGCCACTTGTTCGAAATGCTACTGGATGAGAACATTCCGTTGCGTACAGTGCTAAGATTCTTGGACACAGCCAAGTTGGTGGCCAACAACATCAAGCGGAAGAATGTTGAGCCAGCGGTAGTGGCCTCGTCCTGCCAAGGTCTGATAATTAAACGTATCGAACAGCCGGTTCTCAAGCTTCAGTTCTACTGGAAGGTAAACTTCGAAAAGTGCATAGACTCCCCAGTGAACGAATACGAGGGACGCTTCATCTGCGTGGGCGCACATTCCAAAATTCTTCGGACTCTTAATCCCCAGACGGGCAGCGAATACAGCGCAGTCAAACTTCCCGACCGTATCGAATGTAAGGTGACGTTTCTCAGCGAGCAGCTCGCAATGGTGGGCTGCTACGACGGATGCCTGTACGGGTTCAATCCCCAAACTGGTGACATTGTATTTCGCGTTGGTATTGGGGGCATGATTAAGTCGCAGCCCATGCTAACCGCCGATGGTCGTCGAATTATTGTATGCAGCTATGCGGATGACTACAATGTCTATTGCTTGTCGGCCGAGCGGCAGGAGGTGCTGTGGTGCCTAAGGATCGGCGAAAAGCCGATCTTCGCGAGCCCGCTGGAGCTGCCAAGGGAACAGTCGCTGATAGTCTGCACCTTGGACGGCAGCTACTCGCGCGTGGCCATCACCGATGGCTCAGTGGAGTGGACGCAGAAATATAGCGAACCCGTATTCTCCACACCTGTTCTTTTGGAGTCCATGTCCAATATCTTTTTAAGCGCGGAAGTGGCTGGGCGAGTCCATGCCTGTCATGTGGGCAATGGTAAAATT CTGGCTACCTTCAGCACAGAAGGAAACATTTTCTCTTCGCTGGTGGTCAAGACCCCACCGACTTTTATGGGACATTCCTTTGCCGTTTTTGGTTGCATAGACCAACATGTGTACTGCCTGCGGTGCAAAACCGGATCGGGTGGCAAGTCTGTTGACTTTGAGCTGCACTGGAAGGTCAATGTGGGTGCACCTGTTTATGCAACGCCAACGCTGCTCACAGTGCAACCAAACGGACTTTTGGTTTGGTGCGCCGCCACCAATGGACGCGTCATGCTGATGAACTTTAGAAATGGCGAGATTCAGTGGTCGGATAAACTACCGGGTGAAGTCTTTTCCAGTGCATGCTTTATTGAGGATCTGCGTCGTATTTTCGTTGGATGTCGAGACAATTTCCTTTACTGTCTGGGCATATAG